In one Pseudomonas sp. R84 genomic region, the following are encoded:
- a CDS encoding cell division protein ZapA: MNHHTAGVKVVSILGEDYSIKAPAGEEQTLLDAAMMLKAALDDTKRKYPTLIGDRLLVLAAMNLCSQQIEMKKQHKEELDRYQEQVSATVDTIAKTINQG; encoded by the coding sequence ATGAACCACCACACAGCAGGGGTAAAAGTCGTCTCCATTCTCGGGGAGGACTATTCGATCAAGGCACCGGCCGGGGAAGAACAGACCCTGCTGGACGCGGCCATGATGCTCAAGGCAGCGCTGGATGACACCAAGCGCAAATACCCGACATTGATCGGTGACCGCTTGCTGGTGCTCGCGGCGATGAATCTGTGCTCGCAGCAGATTGAAATGAAGAAGCAGCACAAAGAAGAACTCGACCGTTACCAAGAGCAAGTCAGCGCCACGGTCGACACTATCGCCAAGACCATCAATCAGGGTTGA
- a CDS encoding methyl-accepting chemotaxis protein, translating into MQLWRRSIQWQLILSMGTALLVSILIVVGIYTLVVNRLAQSYLVEQALPSSIEATRNDIERILVQPLTAAKDIASNTMVRDWLASGEDSSKTAGFAQYLEGIRAEHKAFTALIIGTESNHYITEKGLDRTLSRSKPADAWFYSFLDSNQPRTLNIDNDGATGELALFIDLKVEQAGKVVGVAGLGLSMKELSELIHNFSFGQRGKVYLVRSDGLIQVHPEAQFSGKRTLSEQIGANAAQSVMGQKTAISSSFQRDGEDFLAFSLPLRDLGWTLVAEVPQLQIYAEARKAMWMSGGIGLAVALVCLALVVWLAQGLVRPIRQVTAALVAIGSGGGDLTQRLDSSRADELGDLARGFNRFLDSQRGMIGEVLTTSERLRTAVGQVAKVVENTAERSGRQQEMTDMVATAVHEMGLTVQEIAQNAGNAALASQTARDEAMQAREVVGGSIKHIESMSDEIGVAAGAVGELAHQVASIDSVLAVIRGVSEQTNLLALNAAIEAARAGDMGRGFAVVADEVRTLARRTQASTDEIQQMIGSLKQGAENAVSSMRTGQAATGTGVESSQRTGASLTAITGQVERISDMNHQVATATEEQSAVTEEINRNVQGISDLARATAGEVRACREDCQMLQRLADDLARQMGGFRLS; encoded by the coding sequence ATGCAGTTGTGGCGACGCAGTATTCAATGGCAGCTGATTCTCAGCATGGGCACCGCCCTGCTGGTCAGTATCCTGATCGTGGTTGGCATTTATACCCTGGTGGTCAACCGCCTCGCCCAGAGCTATCTGGTCGAGCAAGCGCTGCCATCGAGCATCGAAGCGACGCGCAACGATATCGAACGCATCCTTGTGCAACCGCTGACGGCGGCCAAAGATATCGCCAGCAATACGATGGTCCGCGACTGGCTCGCCTCAGGCGAAGACAGCAGCAAAACGGCGGGCTTCGCGCAGTATCTGGAAGGCATCCGCGCCGAACATAAAGCCTTTACCGCTTTGATCATCGGCACCGAATCCAATCATTACATCACCGAAAAAGGCCTGGATCGCACCCTCAGTCGTTCCAAACCGGCCGACGCGTGGTTCTATTCCTTCCTCGACAGCAATCAGCCGCGCACCCTCAATATCGACAACGACGGCGCCACCGGAGAATTGGCGCTGTTCATCGATCTGAAAGTCGAGCAGGCCGGTAAAGTGGTCGGCGTAGCCGGGCTTGGTTTGAGCATGAAAGAGCTGTCGGAGCTGATTCACAACTTCAGCTTTGGTCAGCGCGGCAAGGTCTATCTCGTGCGCTCCGACGGTTTGATCCAAGTGCATCCCGAAGCGCAGTTCAGCGGCAAACGCACCTTGAGCGAGCAGATTGGCGCCAATGCGGCGCAATCCGTCATGGGCCAGAAAACGGCGATCAGCAGCAGCTTCCAGAGGGATGGCGAAGACTTCCTCGCCTTCAGCCTGCCTCTGCGTGATCTGGGCTGGACCTTGGTGGCCGAAGTGCCGCAGTTGCAGATCTATGCCGAGGCCCGCAAGGCGATGTGGATGAGTGGCGGCATCGGTCTGGCGGTAGCGCTGGTGTGTCTCGCGTTGGTGGTGTGGCTGGCGCAAGGGCTGGTGCGGCCGATTCGTCAGGTAACAGCCGCGCTCGTAGCAATCGGTAGCGGCGGTGGAGATTTGACCCAGCGGTTAGATTCCAGCCGCGCCGATGAGCTGGGCGACCTCGCCCGCGGCTTCAACCGTTTCCTCGATAGCCAGCGCGGCATGATCGGCGAAGTGCTGACCACCAGCGAACGTCTGCGCACGGCTGTGGGGCAAGTGGCGAAAGTGGTGGAGAACACCGCTGAGCGTTCCGGCCGCCAGCAGGAAATGACCGACATGGTCGCAACTGCGGTTCACGAGATGGGCCTGACCGTGCAGGAGATTGCGCAGAACGCTGGTAACGCGGCACTCGCTTCGCAAACCGCGCGGGATGAAGCGATGCAGGCGCGGGAAGTGGTGGGCGGCTCGATCAAGCATATTGAAAGCATGTCGGATGAGATTGGCGTAGCGGCGGGTGCGGTCGGTGAGCTGGCACATCAAGTGGCCTCGATCGACTCTGTATTAGCAGTGATTCGTGGCGTGTCCGAGCAGACCAACCTGCTGGCACTTAATGCCGCCATCGAAGCGGCGCGCGCCGGGGACATGGGGCGCGGCTTTGCAGTTGTTGCCGATGAAGTACGCACCTTGGCGCGCCGCACTCAGGCATCCACCGATGAAATCCAGCAGATGATCGGCAGCCTCAAGCAAGGCGCGGAAAACGCCGTGTCGTCGATGCGCACCGGCCAGGCGGCAACCGGCACCGGGGTTGAGTCGAGCCAGCGCACTGGGGCTTCGTTGACGGCGATTACCGGTCAGGTCGAGCGCATCAGTGACATGAACCATCAAGTGGCGACGGCGACGGAAGAGCAGTCGGCGGTGACGGAAGAGATCAATCGCAATGTGCAGGGGATTTCCGATCTGGCGCGGGCGACGGCGGGGGAGGTCAGGGCTTGTCGTGAGGATTGTCAGATGTTGCAGAGGTTGGCGGATGATCTGGCGCGGCAGATGGGTGGGTTTCGCTTAAGTTAA